GCCGCGTATCAGCCAGAACTTTTTCGCCCACGATATCGACGTGAAGAAGATCGCCGATATCGTTCGGATGGCGCGCGACGTTGCCAGTCAACCCGCGCTGAAACCTTATCTCGCAGCGGAGATTGCGCCCGGATCTTCGGTCAAGAGCGTCGCGGAGATCGAGGCCTATATCCGCCAGACCTCGATCACGGTGCATCACCCGGCCTGCACCTGCCGTATGGGACCCGCTGGCGATCCGCTCGCGGTGGTCGATCGGGAAATGAAGGTTTTTGGCACGGAAGGTCTGCGGGTCGTCGACGCCTCCGTCATGCCGGACATGATCGGCGCCAATATCAATGCGGCTGTCATCATGATCGCTGAAAAAGCTGCCGACTTCATTGCAGGCCGGCCGATCCTTCCCGCCGCGACTCTCAACCGCTAGAAGCTAACCCGGCAAGTTCGACTGCGAGGCCTCGCCTCGCGGCAAGCACACTCTCGCCAATTGCATTTGCACGTCAGCATAAAAAAGAAGGGCGCAGCTTACTGAGCTGCGCCCTTCTTCCCTCAAAGAAACGCGGACTGGAGGCAAGGACGGCCGCGTTTCAAGTATGATGTGTTGTTTGATTAGCCGCCACCGCCAAGCCGCGGCATACCCAGCGTCTCCGGCAGGAACGCCGAGAAGGCGACGCCGATGATCGTGTCATGGTGGAGAGTTGAGACCGGACGCGTGTTGACCTGATCCGGATTCCAAACGTATTCGAAATTCGGCTTCAGAACCATGCCGGGCGCCAGCGCGATGCCGTAATTGAGCTCGATGAAAGCTTCATGCGGATTGTAGTTTCCGGGCATGCGTTCCAGGTTCAGAGTCGTATCGACAAAGTTCGTATAGGCGCCGCTCATATTGATCGCTTCACCCATGAAGTTGACCGTATCGTAAGGCCGGCCGGCGAAAGGACCGTTGAACGAGAGGCCGGCAAAATAGGCGTTGGTAATATTGGCCTCGCCGCTCGTCTGAATATTGCCACCCGCGAACAAGGTCAGAGCACGATTGGTCGCCATATCCGGGCGCCAGACCGCCTGTTCGGCCTGCAACCAGATGCCGCTCTTGCCGTGATCGAGACGCGGCGCACCGCCGGCGGTCAACCTGTTTTGACCGGCAGCATTGTCGATCGGATCGACATAATCGCCGGTATCGTAATAGCCGCCCACGGCATACGACTTCGGATAGGGATCATCCTTGAACGTCGTGCGATAACCAATCTGGACCGGAATGGTCGCGCCGCGAATCTTATCTGTCGACCAATCTTCACCCGGCCAACCCCAATGGCCAATCGTCGCGAGGTTTGGCTGATCCGCGAAAATGCCCGCATGGAAGTAAAAGTGCTGCGGGAGCTTCACCTGCGCGATGCCAGCCCAGGACGCGGTGTCATAGGCCGGATAGCCCTTCGTGAAGGCATAGCCGGCGGGAAGCGCGCACATCGCGTAAATAAATTCGCAATAGACGCGTTCGGTGTCGAACTCCGTTCCAACTGGCACGCGACCGGCGCGGATGTCGACAAGCCCGCCGAAGTTCTGCTCGTACGAGAATTCGTTCAGGCGGACACCGGCCTGCAACGCGAAGGCGCGGTTGTAAACATAGAAGCTGCCCGTGCGATTCGTGAACGGAAGGCCGGATAATTCATTCATCTGGAAATGGAACGATCCGCCCTTAATACCGGCGATCTTGCCCATATCCAGATCGACGCCGAAGAGGTTGAACCCTTCGAAGATCGTACCCGTCCTGAGGCCGCCGTTTGTAAGGCCGATGCCCTGCTGCAAGGTGCGGCCCGTCAGATAAATGCCTTTGTCGGCCAAATAATCGCCGACCGGCTTTCCATACGGACGCAGATTGAAGAAATAGCCCTCTGGCACGCCGGAGTCCGGATAAGCCGTAGGCGGACCGGGTGGAATGCCGAGCGGCGACGCGCTTGTGCCTTTGTCAGACTGGCCTGCGAGTGCCTGTTGCGACACACCCCCCGCGGCACAGACGACCAGCGGCACGAGGACCGCAAGCCGCTGAAAATGTGAGCAGATCGCTTTCATTTAACCCCCTCAGATCACGTAAAATACATAGATTCTGGTTTTTTTCTTCAACCGGGTGACTATCACGCACGACTCATGCCAAAATTGTCATGTTGTCTGACAATCAACATAACCCTTATATGCGACAGCTTAGCGCATGACAAATCTTCGTTAGCTTCCAGGAGGAGCATTTTAGCACTCGGCCTACGATTACTGAGCCGTCGACCGGTAAACGATCACCTTGTCCCAAAAGGGACACTGGTGCTTCGTCGCGAATTTTGCGTCGCTGAACGTCGAAAAGCCGCCAATATCTTCGTCGAGATAAAGTCCGTTCGGCGTATAACGCGGCCACGGCTTCGCGCCCTGCCTATTTGGGTTGCCGGTTTGCGCAAAATTTGCCCACGCATTGACGAGTGCATCGGCAAGTCTTTGCTGCGCGCCAGTCAAGGGATGCGATTGGCCGAGACGGCCACCGTGATAAAGCGGCCAGTAATATTGAATGTCGCCGGTGTGATAGGCGAGGAATTTGAATCCCGGCAGTGGCGGCCAATAGGATGGCGCGGTCTGGTCGCGAAATTCATACGTATAGACCGGCGTTTGCGTCGCCAGAATATTTGCGACGTGCCGCAGTTTGCAGGCCGATAAATTCAAACGGCCACCGTCTGTTTCGACCGCGCTCCATTGCAATTCCGGACTTGGATAGGCGCTGAGCGGATAGTGTGCATTCACCGCCGCGATCGTGCCAACCGGATAGGCAGGCGGTGAGTAGCCAGGGCCGGCATTGCCGCCATAGGTGGTTTTTAGATACGTTTGAAACTGCGCTTCGGTCAGTGGCTTCCGCGGCATTTCGCTGTATTCAGGAAACGCGACAAAATAAGCGCCTTCATTTTCAACGTTGCCGATCATCAGCGGCACATGGTTGAACTTACCACTTTCAAAGGCGTCGATAACCACCTTCGGCAAGATCGTGCCATCGGCGATATTGTTGGCCACGAAAGGCGGATGCGCGAAGGAGAGGATTTTCGCGGTCGGAAGTTTGCGCAGACATTGTGCAACGGCTGGCGTTACGCCAGCGCCGCATCCGGCGGCGACCGCGAACGCGATGCCCTTCGCTTCGGCAAAAGACAAAGGCGTCAAGGTCGGCATCGCGCCACTTTGCAGGATCGCGTGCGTGAAAAGACCCTTATCGAGCGGCGAAAGAACCTCGGCGCCAACGTTTGTAGCGCCAGCTGATTGACCAGCAATCGTTATATTTGCCGCGTCGCCGCCAAAGGCCGCGATATTGTCGTGCACCCAGCGCAGCGCAAATTGATTATCGAGGATGCCGTAATTGCCGAATAAATGACCTTCATGGTCAAGCGCCGGATGAGCCAGAAAGCCGAAAAGGTTGAGGCGATAATTGAAGGTGACGACGACAGTATGCCCTTGAAGCGCGAGCTTGCTTCCATCGTAGTCGTTGCTTTCTCCTTCAAAGTCACCGCCGCCATAGCTCCAGAGAATTACCGGTAATTTTTTATGCGACGCTCCCGCCGGCGCAAAAATATTGATGTAAAGACAATCTTCGCTCGTCGATGTCGGGCCGGAAAACGGCGAATTCTCGATCTGCGCGCAAGTCGGTCCAAAGGCGGTCGCTTTGATAACGCCAGTCCAGGGCGCATGCACGACCGGCGGCCGCCAACGCAGGTTTCCGATCGGCGGCGCCGCATACGGAATGCCGAAAAATTCGGCGAGGCCGCCCTTCGTGAGTCCCTGAACACGCCCCTGCTTGGTTTGAACTATAGGGCCGAGATCATGTTGTTCGGAGTCGCTGGCGGCGGAGGCACGCGCTCTTGTCTCTGCGGCGACACAAACAATCAACATCGCCGCAATGGCCGACCGCTGAAGAAATAGGCTGATCCCCGTCATTTCGTCCCTCGTGTCTAAAAAGCCGAATGCTGGTGTCTTCGACTGCCAGTGCCACTCATCCACGCACGTACATTGTCTTGGTGTCAGACAACCCTCACGCGGATCATGCGTGAACTTTGTCAAAAAAGCCCAGGGTGCGTTGGACGCGCCCTGGGCCATTTCGGATTCAAGTCCTCGAATTCCGGAAATCGCAGGCGCGCGCCGCGTTCACGTCGCGGGCTTGAAACGCAACATCGGCAAAAGCGCCAGGGATCCGAGCACACTTGCGACGACGATCACAAGCAGGCCGGCTTTGTAGCTGCCCGTCCCCGCAACGATGAAGCCGATCACTGCCGGGGCGCAGGCGCCGACAAGATTGCCAATACCGTTGATGATGCCGATACCCGTCGACGTCGTGCCTACCGGAAGTACACGCAGCGCCAGTGCATATTGCGTAGGAATGCCGAAGCCCCAGGCCGCAGCGCTGAATGCAATAATCACCGCCGCGAGCTGCGGCTGCTCCACCTGCGTCGCGATATACATCAGGACACCAGCCGCAAACAGGCCGGAACTGCTCAAGAGCGCATATTTGCCTGTCCGGTCGGCGATATATCCGCCAATCAGCTCTGCGAAAAACATGAGGATGAACGGAAGCGCCGAGTAAATCCCCATATGATGCAGATCGAAATGACGGACGCGCTGCAGATAGGTCGGCAGCCAGCTATTCAGGCCCCAGAGATAGGTCAGCAGACCCGTGCCAAAGCCGGTCAGCATCCAGACCTTTTTGTCGGCAAGCAAAAGGCGCACATCGGCGAGACGGACGGCGCTGCGCTTAACTTCGACCGGCGCATCGTTCGCCACCGGCGGGTTATCCTTCACCACGCCAAGGATCAGCGGCATGACCAGCAAAAAGTTGAATGCGCCAAGCACATAGAACGAGGCGCGCCAGCCGTAATTCGAGACGAGCCAGATAGTCAAAGGAAAGCCGATCGCAGACCCGATCGGACTTCCAACCATCCAGAGCGCATTGGCCCGCGCCTGCTCATGCCGCGGAAACCAGCGCTGGACGGTCTTCGAAATCAAAGAGAACTGCGGTCCTTCGCTGAGGCCGAGCAACACGCGATAGAAAATCATACTGCCATACGAACCGCAGGCACCCATGATGAACATCAACACGCCCCAGACGCCCGATGCAAAGCCGAGCGTCCGGCGCGGCCCGAAAAGGTCGCCGCCGAAACTCAAAAAGATCGAAGAAAGCGCATAGGCCAACAGAAAGGCCGTCATCAGCATGCCGAGAGCCGCCGGATGAAAGTCCGTACCCATCGCGGCATTGAATCCGTGGTCCGTAAACAGAACCGCGACGCTGATCCGATCAAAAAAGCCAGTGATGACCGAAACGAGCAGGACGACCGCGATAACCCAGCGCAAGGGCGAATGCGCAACTCTTTGCACCAGCCCCGACGGCCCCGCGCTTTTTTTGTTCAGATCGCCCTCACCTCGCACGGCGAACTCCGTCATAACCGAACCCTTTCACGTCAGTACGGCTAGGAACTAGCCGTTTGTATGAATGTCTGACGATCTACAATCAAGAATCAGGCCATTGCCCGTGCTTCCCGGACACTGCTGATCAAAGATGATCGCAACAGAAACGCGCGGGCGCGCACCCGGTCCTCGGCGGTCGCACGCAGCTCGTCGAAATCCGCCCGTCGCGCCTCCGGCGACTTGGGCTCGAGGCGCTTTTTATTGGCGATTGTCTGCTGCTGGACATATTCGATATTCAACGCACGGCGGCGTTGTGCGTAATTATCGAGCAGCGCCTCATCCGCGCCATGCATGGCGACGGCGGCGAGCGCAACCACAGCATCCATCGCGTCATGAATGCCAAAGTTGAGCCCTAATCCGCCAAGCGGATTGTTGACATGCGCCGCATCGCCCGCGAGCAGGATGCGCCCGGCCCGAAACGTCGCCGCCACCCGCTGATGCACGCGGTAAAGATTACGATGGATGAGCTGATACGGCCGGTCAAGCGGGTAGGCGCGCTCAAGCCGCCATGCGACGGCAGCATCCGACAGCGCTTCCTCGTCAGTCTCGTCCGGCCGCGTCGGTGACACGACGCGCCAGCGCCCTTGCCCGTCGTCGCCCGCGACCTTGAAGATGCTGACCCACTCGCCTTCTCCAGCTAGGTAATTGCGATAGCAGCATTTCATGTGCTTTTGCATATCGTCGAGCACGGTGAGAACGATAAAGCGCTCCGGCCAGGTATAACCCTCGAACTCGATGCCGAGATTTTTCCGCATGGTGCTGCGGCCGCCGTCGGCGGCAATCACCCAATCGGCGTCGACCGTAGCGCGTTCGCCGTCAGTCTCGACCTCCAACGTGACACGATCGGCATTTTGCACGCACGAGGTGACGCGTGTACCGAAATGTATCGCGCAGCCAAAACTCCGTAAGGCATCAAGGCCCATGTGCGCGAGCTTGTGCTGCTCCGTCTGCACAGCGAAAGGAAACGGCGTGTCGTCACGTAATACGGCGTGATCGAATGTCGCGACCAGAGAATGACTCTCGCGATCCCAGAACTGGAAATCACGCGCCACGAGCCCTTCGGCGAGAAAGCGATCCAGCAGGCCCAGCCGATGGATCATTTCAAGGGTGGATGGATGCGTCGTTGCCGCGCGCGGACTACGATCAACTTCGAGCGCGCTTTCAAAAATCGTAACGTCGAAGCCCGCCTGTGCGGCGGCGAGAGCCGCGACGACGCCGACGGGCCCGGCGCCGACGACGACAAGTTTGAATTGGCGAGTCAACGCCTTGTTCCGCGGAAAATAAGCATTTCCCGCGTAGCCTGACTGAGACGGCGAGGACTGTCGATGTCCATTTTGGCATAACAGATAGAGCCGTCGCGTGCTCGCTGAAGCGTGGAAACCAATCTATCGTTCGCGTCGAAAAGCCCGTCACGCTTTTCATTTGCCTCCGGAGGCCGGTCCAGTACCGGCCTCCTTTTCAACAAGGAAAGAATTTGGATCTGCAGCTACAAGGTAAGCTTGCCCTGGTCACAGGCGGCAGCGCGGGGATTGGCCGCGCCGTTGCGCGCCTCTTGACCATCGAGGGGTGCCGCGTCGCCATCGTTGGCCGGGACGAAGCGCGACTCGCGGCGCTGCGTGCAGAGCCCGGCATGGAAAACCCGCTTACATTTCGCGCCGATCTGTCTGAGCCTGAGGCCGCCGCCCGCGTCGCGAACGATCTTTTCACGCAAGCCGGTGTTCCCGACATTCTCGTCAACAGTGTCGGTGCCGCGCAGGGAGGCCTTTTCTGGGAGCTTGACGATCAGGTCTGGAACGATGCTTTCAACCTGAAATTCATGGGCACCGTGCGCATGTTGCGCGCGATTCTGCCGCATATGGTTGCGCGGGGCTCAGGCAATATCGTCACGATCGTCGGCAACAATGGCCGCCAGCCAGGCGCACGTTTTCTGCCCGGCTCCTCGGCCAATGCGGCGCTCCTCGCGCTCACCAAAGGCCTCGCCGATGAGGTCGCGGCGAAGGGTGTCGTTGTCAATGC
This Methylovirgula sp. DNA region includes the following protein-coding sequences:
- a CDS encoding carbohydrate porin, giving the protein MKAICSHFQRLAVLVPLVVCAAGGVSQQALAGQSDKGTSASPLGIPPGPPTAYPDSGVPEGYFFNLRPYGKPVGDYLADKGIYLTGRTLQQGIGLTNGGLRTGTIFEGFNLFGVDLDMGKIAGIKGGSFHFQMNELSGLPFTNRTGSFYVYNRAFALQAGVRLNEFSYEQNFGGLVDIRAGRVPVGTEFDTERVYCEFIYAMCALPAGYAFTKGYPAYDTASWAGIAQVKLPQHFYFHAGIFADQPNLATIGHWGWPGEDWSTDKIRGATIPVQIGYRTTFKDDPYPKSYAVGGYYDTGDYVDPIDNAAGQNRLTAGGAPRLDHGKSGIWLQAEQAVWRPDMATNRALTLFAGGNIQTSGEANITNAYFAGLSFNGPFAGRPYDTVNFMGEAINMSGAYTNFVDTTLNLERMPGNYNPHEAFIELNYGIALAPGMVLKPNFEYVWNPDQVNTRPVSTLHHDTIIGVAFSAFLPETLGMPRLGGGG
- a CDS encoding carboxylesterase family protein, with protein sequence MTGISLFLQRSAIAAMLIVCVAAETRARASAASDSEQHDLGPIVQTKQGRVQGLTKGGLAEFFGIPYAAPPIGNLRWRPPVVHAPWTGVIKATAFGPTCAQIENSPFSGPTSTSEDCLYINIFAPAGASHKKLPVILWSYGGGDFEGESNDYDGSKLALQGHTVVVTFNYRLNLFGFLAHPALDHEGHLFGNYGILDNQFALRWVHDNIAAFGGDAANITIAGQSAGATNVGAEVLSPLDKGLFTHAILQSGAMPTLTPLSFAEAKGIAFAVAAGCGAGVTPAVAQCLRKLPTAKILSFAHPPFVANNIADGTILPKVVIDAFESGKFNHVPLMIGNVENEGAYFVAFPEYSEMPRKPLTEAQFQTYLKTTYGGNAGPGYSPPAYPVGTIAAVNAHYPLSAYPSPELQWSAVETDGGRLNLSACKLRHVANILATQTPVYTYEFRDQTAPSYWPPLPGFKFLAYHTGDIQYYWPLYHGGRLGQSHPLTGAQQRLADALVNAWANFAQTGNPNRQGAKPWPRYTPNGLYLDEDIGGFSTFSDAKFATKHQCPFWDKVIVYRSTAQ
- a CDS encoding MFS transporter translates to MTEFAVRGEGDLNKKSAGPSGLVQRVAHSPLRWVIAVVLLVSVITGFFDRISVAVLFTDHGFNAAMGTDFHPAALGMLMTAFLLAYALSSIFLSFGGDLFGPRRTLGFASGVWGVLMFIMGACGSYGSMIFYRVLLGLSEGPQFSLISKTVQRWFPRHEQARANALWMVGSPIGSAIGFPLTIWLVSNYGWRASFYVLGAFNFLLVMPLILGVVKDNPPVANDAPVEVKRSAVRLADVRLLLADKKVWMLTGFGTGLLTYLWGLNSWLPTYLQRVRHFDLHHMGIYSALPFILMFFAELIGGYIADRTGKYALLSSSGLFAAGVLMYIATQVEQPQLAAVIIAFSAAAWGFGIPTQYALALRVLPVGTTSTGIGIINGIGNLVGACAPAVIGFIVAGTGSYKAGLLVIVVASVLGSLALLPMLRFKPAT
- a CDS encoding FAD-dependent monooxygenase translates to MTRQFKLVVVGAGPVGVVAALAAAQAGFDVTIFESALEVDRSPRAATTHPSTLEMIHRLGLLDRFLAEGLVARDFQFWDRESHSLVATFDHAVLRDDTPFPFAVQTEQHKLAHMGLDALRSFGCAIHFGTRVTSCVQNADRVTLEVETDGERATVDADWVIAADGGRSTMRKNLGIEFEGYTWPERFIVLTVLDDMQKHMKCCYRNYLAGEGEWVSIFKVAGDDGQGRWRVVSPTRPDETDEEALSDAAVAWRLERAYPLDRPYQLIHRNLYRVHQRVAATFRAGRILLAGDAAHVNNPLGGLGLNFGIHDAMDAVVALAAVAMHGADEALLDNYAQRRRALNIEYVQQQTIANKKRLEPKSPEARRADFDELRATAEDRVRARAFLLRSSLISSVREARAMA
- a CDS encoding SDR family NAD(P)-dependent oxidoreductase, translating into MDLQLQGKLALVTGGSAGIGRAVARLLTIEGCRVAIVGRDEARLAALRAEPGMENPLTFRADLSEPEAAARVANDLFTQAGVPDILVNSVGAAQGGLFWELDDQVWNDAFNLKFMGTVRMLRAILPHMVARGSGNIVTIVGNNGRQPGARFLPGSSANAALLALTKGLADEVAAKGVVVNAVNPGPTRTGRWNGLMAKAAANSGRSVADVEAGHIAAIPRGVLNEPEEIARYVVFLCSPLATAALGTSLTIDGGATRALA